One region of Miscanthus floridulus cultivar M001 chromosome 19, ASM1932011v1, whole genome shotgun sequence genomic DNA includes:
- the LOC136525600 gene encoding uncharacterized protein: MDVAKAAIKDSLQRKPDLLKEVLKYYDNRWENQMEQQLYGAALYLNPSKFFALKEKDRRQAGRLRIMFNQVMWKMVTDDEEQNKISKQVEDYERAEGESFSQPGAIRDRDRKNPMLWWGAYGGLTYELQCLAKRIVHTKKRNRLEHQRLNKLVYVSYNRKMENRFKKIRELGSKGKICNPLLLDEFYWENEWVNENCEPEPVQEGGGDAMTWVVVDEAIGATQGLEGRNLPRAAATRAAVAAPVRRTYASNKKRPRNTVTLTQHIDEVDDEDQDQHVDSAIAMEEDEESAPTETGDGPTGDGDGGFTFNVDLLN, encoded by the exons ATGGATGTTGCAAAGGCCGCAATCAAGGATTCTTTGCAACGCAAACCAGATTTACTCAAAGAGGTACTAAAATACTATGACAACAGATGGGAAAACCAAATGGAGCAACAGCTGTATGGAGCAGCCCTATACTTGAATCCAAGCAAGTTCTTTGCCCTAAAGGAAAAGGATAGGAGACAAGCAGGAAGGCTGAGAATCATGTTTAATCAAGTTATGTGGAAGATGGTGACTGATGATGAGGAGCAGAACAAGATAAGCAAGCAGGTAGAAGACTATGAGAGGGCTGAAGGTGAATCCTTCTCACAGCCAGGAGCAATAAGAGATAGAGATAGAAAAAATCCTA TGCTTTGGTGGGGTGCATATGGTGGCCTCACATATGAGCTCCAATGTTTAGCAAAAAGGATT GTCCATACAAAAAAGAGAAACCGATTAGAGCACCAAAGGTTAAATAAGTTGGTATATGTCAGTTACAACCGCAAGATGGAAAACAGATTTAAAAAAATTAGAGAGCTGGGTTCCAAAGGAAAGATATGCAATCCACTCTTGCTTGATGAATTTTATTGGGAAAATGAATGGGTCAATGAAAATTGTGAACCAGAACCAGTTCAGGAAGGTGGTGGCGATGCTATGACTTGGGTTGTTGTGGATGAGGCTATTGGTGCAACTCAGGGTCTAGAGGGACGTAACTTGCCTAGGGCTGCTGCTACTCGTGCTGCTGTTGCTGCCCCTGTGAGGCGTACTTATGCTAGTAACAAGAAGCGTCCAAGGAATACAGTGACTCTAACTCAACAtattgatgaagttgatgatgaagacCAAGATCAGCATGTAGATTCAGCAATAGCAATGGAGGAGGATGAAGAATCTGCACCAACTGAAACTGGAGATGGACCaactggagatggagatggaggcttCACTTTTAATGTTGATTTGCTTAATTAG
- the LOC136525601 gene encoding uncharacterized protein, whose protein sequence is MAAAHAPPVFPVRLQSPFFVMSCSDDDVDQRCANVEVYMPPPDLEGGVLDSSVGSDPAAMASSSTLEDIPSLIERAIAKLPLDLAAHAVDTKRKARSQDPGWKFKQHLAGGYGDTIKCPNTPAIVRKEIAVYLKKSSRIVLVEVPVEDEDEDEDEQDVAGAEEPLPEEVVAERHKSKQSQPTLEQCTKKNKEAKVIVDDHVADFFYENRIPLNIINSRSWEVLLESIGQYGHGYRSPSYHDVRTPLLERAVNRTTELRKKHEEAWKEYDCTIMSDGWTDTSHRHLINFLANSPAGTFFLGFVDASSEIANANMLADLLEKQINKVGKEHVVQIVTDNGANFKAAGRLLMERIPHLFWTPCAAHCLDLLLEDIEKIKEFHTCINMA, encoded by the exons ATGGCTGCTGCTCACGCGCCTCCAGTCTTCCCCGTGCGCCTCCAGTCGCCGTTCTTTGTGATGAGCTGCTCCGATGATG ATGTGGACCAACGATGTGCAAATGTGGAAGTGTACATGCCTCCGCCTGACCTTGAAGGAGGTGTTCTAGATTCATCAGTTGGGTCAGATCCTGCTGCCATGGCTTCCTCATCTACTCTAGAAGATATTCCTTCCCTAATTGAGAGGGCTATAGCAAAACTACCTCTAGATCTTGCTGCCCATGCTGTTGACACAAAGAGAAAGGCAAGATCTCAAGACCCAGGATGGAA ATTCAAGCAGCACCTTGCTGGGGGGTATGGAGATACAATAAAATGTCCTAATACTCCAGCAATAGTTAGGAAGGAGATAGCTGTTTATCTGAAAAAGAGTTCAAGGATTGTTCTTGTGGAGGTACCtgtagaagatgaagatgaagatgaagatgaacaagatgttgcTGGTGCAGAAGAACCT TTACCAGAAGAAGTAGTTGCAGAGAGGCACAAATCCAAGCAAAGTCAACCTACACTTGAGCAGTGCACAAAGAAAAATAAGGAGGCCAaagtaattgttgatgatcatgtTGCTGATTTCTTTTATGAGAATCGCATTCCATTGAACATCATTAATTCAAGAAGCTGGGAAGTTTTGCTTGAGTCAATTGGACAATATGGTCATGGGTACCGCTCACCATCATATCATGATGTTAGGACTCCGCTGCTTGAAAGAGCTGTGAACAGAACAACGGAGTTGAGGAAGAAGCATGAGGAGGCTTGGAAGGAATATGATTGCACCATAATGTCCGATGGGTGGACTGACACAAGCCACCGCCATCTCATCAATTTCCTTGCTAACAGTCCAGCAGGGACTTTCTTTCTAGGGTTTGTTGATGCTTCAAGTGAGATAGCAAATGCGAATATGTTGGCTGACTTGTTGGAGAAGCAAATTAATAAGGTTGGGAAGGAACACGTGGTGCAGATTGTCACTGACAATGGAGCCAACTTCAAGGCAGCAGGGAGGCTTTTAATGGAGAGGATCCCACATCTATTTTGGACACCATGTGCAGCCCATTGCTTGGATTTGTTGTTGGAGGATATTGAGAAGATCAAGGAATTCCACACTTGCATCAACATGGCATAG